In bacterium, the following proteins share a genomic window:
- a CDS encoding PorV/PorQ family protein, with amino-acid sequence MLKKSAISGSITVFLLFCLAGVPLLAQGVSNQDYSGLDKYLTEGRQKDASFAGVRAAEFLTIPVGARGIAMGSAYSAVTDDIASIWWNPAGLGFLEHREMMLTLVDYTMDLVYSYGAFAAPVGDGRVTVGAFFGYLDIPDMEVTTVSSPQGTGRYFSAYDFQMGGALAFNFSDRFSGGLNVKYVHQEMFSNVGGNAMAIDAGGIYYSELFGRDVKFAFSIQNLGTNITMRGSNLLYEVGAENLDGQFPSGYENYSNSGDSKPGENEAIYSISARNTRQMMIRTHTYRLPTVVKLALAYNLYTNEKTNWLAAGEIWRNNNMPISYATGTELTYNFNPAISAALRMGWKIQTDEFTDDKDQFGYSYYGDDPTLQGLSFGGGLKRLMGGRFIEFSYAYRNSGRLSANNFFTLSFGF; translated from the coding sequence TGTTTTCCTGCTCTTTTGCCTGGCCGGCGTGCCGTTGCTGGCCCAGGGGGTATCGAATCAGGATTACAGCGGTCTGGATAAATATCTTACCGAGGGTCGGCAAAAGGACGCCTCATTTGCCGGAGTGCGTGCGGCCGAGTTCCTGACCATCCCTGTCGGCGCGCGCGGTATCGCCATGGGGAGCGCCTACTCGGCTGTCACCGACGATATCGCCTCCATCTGGTGGAACCCGGCCGGGCTGGGTTTCCTGGAGCACAGGGAGATGATGCTGACCCTGGTTGACTACACCATGGACCTGGTTTACAGCTATGGAGCGTTCGCCGCGCCGGTCGGCGACGGCCGGGTGACCGTGGGGGCGTTTTTCGGCTACCTGGACATTCCGGACATGGAGGTGACCACCGTGTCCAGCCCGCAGGGCACGGGGAGATATTTCTCGGCCTACGATTTCCAGATGGGCGGCGCGCTGGCTTTCAATTTCTCGGACCGTTTCAGCGGCGGGCTCAACGTCAAGTACGTCCATCAGGAGATGTTCAGCAATGTCGGCGGCAACGCCATGGCGATCGATGCCGGCGGGATTTATTACTCCGAGCTCTTCGGCCGCGACGTCAAGTTCGCTTTCTCCATCCAGAACCTGGGCACCAATATCACCATGCGCGGCTCGAACCTATTGTACGAGGTCGGGGCGGAAAATCTCGACGGACAGTTCCCCAGCGGGTACGAGAACTATTCCAACTCAGGGGATTCGAAGCCTGGGGAGAACGAGGCGATCTACTCCATCTCGGCCCGCAACACCCGTCAGATGATGATCCGCACCCACACCTACCGCCTGCCCACGGTGGTCAAGCTGGCCCTGGCCTACAACCTTTACACCAATGAGAAGACGAACTGGCTGGCGGCTGGGGAAATCTGGCGCAACAACAACATGCCTATCAGCTACGCCACGGGCACCGAACTGACTTACAATTTCAACCCGGCCATTTCGGCGGCGCTCCGGATGGGCTGGAAAATCCAGACCGATGAGTTCACGGACGACAAGGACCAGTTCGGCTACAGCTATTACGGGGACGATCCCACGCTGCAGGGTCTCAGTTTCGGCGGGGGCCTCAAGCGCCTGATGGGCGGGCGGTTTATCGAATTCAGCTATGCCTACAGGAACAGCGGCCGTCTGAGTGCAAACAACTTCTTCACCCTGTCATTCGGTTTCTGA